AGCAGACGGGGCTCCGGGACGCGGGTTCCCTGCTGCCCGGGCTGCCGGTGCCTTGCTGGCCCCTCCTGCAGGAGAACGGGAGAGGTAAACGGAGGCACGGGGGTGGGAATGGAGTGCTGGAACCGCTTCTTCAGTTCCCAAAAGCATTCGTGTCTGATGTCGTCAGAGAGCTAAGTTTCTGTTTGAAATGCAATACTTAGTTATTCATTCATTTTGGGTTCCATGAATTTTGCAAGTCCGGACTGGTGAATAAATTCAGAAGTGCCCTGCTGTGCGCTTGTGTAACAACACGGGCAAAGCGAAGCGACATTTGAACTCAGTTAGAGTAAAAGGAGCCCTGGCACACCAGCTCGGGCAGAGCGAGCTCGTCTCCGAGGTGTCTGCGTGTCCGTATCTCGCAGCGTGCTTGCGTGGAGCCTTGCAGGCAGAACTCGCGGCGCAGGGTTCTCAGCAGCATTCGCGGTCCGCGCAGTCGGAGCTGAAGTCGCTGTTACCCTTGGTGGCTGGTCagcttttctgttctgtgtttgtcAGAGGGGAGACCTGGTCTCCATGAACATCTGAGCTCATGAcaattttgctgtgtttgtgctGTAGAGCCAGGTTGCAAATCCTTGTTTACTCCTCTGTTTTTCGAAGGGGACAAAGTTAAGCTCTGGAAGCTATCAGGACCGTTCTTGGGTGACTGTTGGAAGGTAATTTATGTTGTAGGTCCCCAGCCAGGTGTGCTGGGTGGTCCTGAGCCGCAGGGTCCGCTGTGCTGGACACGGTGTGCGGAGCTGGGGTCACAGCTCAGCTGCAGTGACCGAACTGGGCAGGCCGCCGTGCACGGGTGGTGCTGTGTGCCGCCGTGCACGGGTGTGTTGCTGTGTGCCGCCGTGCACGGGTGTGTTGCTGTGTGCCGCCGTGCACGGGTGTGTTGCTGTGTGCCGCCGTGCACGGGTGTTGCTGTGTGCCGCCGTGCACGGGTGTTGCTGTGTGCCGCCGTGCACGGGtgttctgtgctgctgtagGAAGTGTCAGCTGCAGCAGTACAACTGAGCCGTGGTTTAATGTTATTTGTGCACGTTTCTGGCAAAAGGCTCTAATTCCGTGTTCCTTGTCCCTGATGCTTGTGAGGCTGCACGGTGAGCTGCACCAGGGACCTTCCCaccagaaacaaacccaaaaaggTTCTTGTGCCCGAGGGATGTGTCCATGGACCTGCTGTTCCGTGTAGCTGCAGCATGTGGCCCGGCAGGCCAGGGCCGTGGCGCTGAACCTCGGTTGTCTTAATACCGAGCGGAACAGCCCAAACCCTTCTCGCTTCTGTGTGATTCTCTGCGGGTGAGGCTCAGCTTGGAGCCAGCACAGCGCCCCAGGCTGTTAGTgatccctgtgtgtccccagccccccctgctcacgcagggtcacaggcagatcacacaggatcccaggggtGCAATGgctcacagaaggagactccacacccgctctgggcagcctgggccaggctctggcacctcccagcaaacaagtgtctgctcatgttcacatggagcctcctgtgtttcagtctgtgcccggtgcccctcaccctggccttgggcaccactgaacagagtctgctccATGCTGACACCACCCTGCCGTACTGATCAtcgatcacatccctctcagcttctcttctccgctcagcagccccagctctctcagtgtctcctcagcacaaagatgctccagagccctcagcatctccgtgtccctccctggactcTCTGCAGTGGTTCCTTGTCCCTCTTgacctggggagcccagcactggccccAGTTCTGAGATGGGgcctccccaggcagagcagagggggaggaacaacctccctgacctggTGTCTGGAGGGGACCCCGcggtcccccatgtccctgggctgtgcccctgcagCTCCCGGCCCCTCGGGCAGTGCTGGGCAGGGTCTCTGGACCCGCGTTGCTGGGTGCGCTGCTCCTGCCCGACGCCGCCAGCCCACAgtgcctgcagggctggggagcttcTGAGGGTGCTGGAGGTTCGTGAGCCCAAAGGTCACTGTCACGTCGTCATCCTTGGGCCCTCTCGGTGCCCGCAGCGGCGGGTGGGAGCCGCACGGGCAGCTCACGGGGGCAGCCGCGCTCTGCCGGCCCTGCGGCCTCTGCACACAGCGCTCTGGTCTCCTTCACTAACAGTGTGCATCCTGGACGAGGTCTGTGGTTATTTTCCTCCCAGAATAGCTGTAGGTGGACACACAGAGGTCTGCATGTGGGGAAGAAAAGGTGCTTTTTGAAAAGGAGGTGATGTCCTTGAAATTGCAGTTTGTGGaagctgctttggttttgtcaAGTGAGTTAGCTGATACAGTAAGACACCAGTTCTTGCTCCAGACTTTTCTGTGTCCCCGTGGTGATGGTAATGTGGTTGAGTGTCCGTTGTGAAATTGATGTTGGAAAACACGGGTGACAGTCAGCTGTGTTCCCAGCCTGAGTCTCGCTAACGTGCAGTCGGTGCTGGTGCCGGTGCCTTGCTCCGGTGTCCTCTGTCCGTCACTCCCGTAACAGCACGCCTGCGTTCGGGAAACAGCGCCGGCTGTAAGAGAGCGCCTGTTCTTCGCAGTTAGTAGTGTGTGATGTCTGATCCCCTTCCACTTCTGGCTGTGTTAAAAAGTAAAGCTCTCAAATCTAAACCGCATAAGCTTTTAGTGAAGAAGTGACTCAGTTGCAGAAGGGCTAAAATTTTTAAATGAGCCTTTGAATCAGCCTTATTTCTGCGTTTAGCGTTCTCTGGCTTCACGCCGTTCTGCTGCGGAGGAATGCAGGGTGGGCAGAGCAGCGGCGGTTGGGTTCTTGGGGGCGCTCTCCCTCGCAGCCTGCCCGGCCGCCCTTGCCGCGTGCGCAGCCCCAgcgccgtgccgtgccgtgccgcgCCGTGCCGTGCCGCGCCGTGCCGTGCCGCGCCGTGCCGTGCCGCGCCGTGCCGTGCCgcgccgtgccgtgccgtgccgtgccgtgccgtgccgtgccgtgccgtgccgtgccgtgccgtgccgcgCCGTGCCGCGCCGCTCCTGGGTGCCGCGGGGCCCGGCAGCCGCTGGGGGACGAGGAGCGGGCGCTTGCGCCTGGAGCCGCGAGTCGCAGCTCCCTTTCCGCTCGCTCTTGGGTGCTGTTGTCCTTTTCAATCCTTCTCCAACATTACGCCGATATCCTCGCGTGGGCAAAGCAGCGGGTTTCACGCCAGAGCTGACTGTTCTTTTCTCCCAGATGGGAGCCGCTGAGTCCGTGCGCTGCAGTGATGGGACAAGTCCCCCTCACGTAGCTTAGGAAGAAATGCTGATGTAAACATACTAACCATGTGATTAAAATAATGCCGTAATTGGATCTGAGGTACATAGCTGTTGTAAAACAAACACTTTGcatgttaaaaaacaagaagTGAATTAAAAGATCCTGTGTTCTGTCCAGCGAATGCAGCAGCTGTGCGTTGACTGTGTCAATGGCAAGGGAGGGTTGGTGCTCTCAGAGAAGTTAACTTCTCCAGAATTAAAGGGCGTGCTGCTGTCCTCTACGTTTTTGTGTAGTCGGTGCTTCAGAATAGACATCTGCAAAAAGGCAACGAAAAGTTACAAGCGCTGCTGCATGTTGTGCCGGTTGTAATGCAACACGAGTGATGAGAGCGGCACCGGGGGGGCAGTGAGAGCGGGGccgtggggccgggggggcagTGAGAGTGGGGCTGTGGGGCCAGGGGGGCagtggggccgggggggcagtgagagcggggccgggggggcagtggggccgggggggcagTGAGAGCGGGGCCGTGGGGCCGGGGGCagtggggccgggggggcagTGAGAGCGGGGccgtggggccggggggggcagTGAGAGCGGGGCCGTGGGGCCGGGGGCAGCGTTCCTGCTCCAAACGCGTGTGTCTGCTCTTCTCCCCTGCAGGTCGGTGCTGACTGTCGCGTGTGAACAGACCGAAGTGCTGCTGTTTGACCCAATATCTTCAAAGCACATCAAAACCCTCTCTGAAGCTCACGAAGACTGTGTAAATAATATCAGGTAAGTCGGGAGGAACGAGAAACCTCGTGTTTTTTCGTAGCGTAGGTGCTGTTATTTGGACGACGTGTTGGGCCGGCGCTGCGCTTCCTCGTCGAGGGGTCTGGTGGAGCCGCTGACCTGCGGTTGGCTGTGCCGCTTCCTTTCCGCGGTGCCGGAGccgggggggctgggaaggggcgaGCAGGGTCCGGAGGGGGGTGTGCGGGGGGGCGGTGTCCACGGAGGAGCTGCAGTTCATGGGAGAAGAGCGTTACGGTGTCGCCTGCTTAACTGGCCTTTGAGTGAACGCAGTAAGCCAGAGCGTAACGAGTAACGTGTGGTTATGTTTGAAGTGCAAGTCTGAGACCGTCGCAAGGTCAGATGTGTACGTGAATATGGCTGGTGTTCCGAATCATAAGAGTAATTGCTATAGCTGCACAGAAACTTCCAAACAAGGATCAGCTGCTTTAAATGCAGCTGTGGTATAGAAAAACTGGTAAAGTGAAGTGGTTTCTGCAATTCAACTTGAACTCAGTATTTATGGTTTAAATACTTCGCCTGTTTCTCAGAATGAAGTGGGAAACAGCAAATGCAGGAACCTAAATCATCAGTATTTTTGTCATGTAATATTTGTCCTTTTAAACGCTGTTATTTCTGTGTGTTCTGGGTCTGAGGACAGACTTTCATAGGACACTTTTTCACCTTGTGGACAGTATTGCAGCCTCTCTTCCCTCGGATCCTCAGagcaaaacaaatataaaagaccaacaacaaaaagaacgaAACCAAAACAACTCCAAGAAAACTGTGGAAGCAATCTGAGCATTGCCCCTCAAAACCTCTGAATAAAATGTGGGCTGCCAGTGTCTTTGTGAATTAATCAGATAAATCAATGCTTTTCACAAGCTGCTGGTCCTTTTTAGGAGGCACTGAAGTTTTACATCAGTTGGATGTTGTTCAGAAAGCTCAAGTAGAAGCTGGGGCTAGCTGGCACAAACAGGAGATGCTGAGAACATCGGGGTGTGTGAGGACATGCGGCTTTTCACCTGTGTTGCACGCCAGTGGTCGTCCTTTGAACGTGCTCCGTTTTCAGGTGAAGCTAGATGGGAAGCAAAGGCTCGTTCCGGGACGCCGGAGCGCGGGGCACGCAGGGTGCGTGTCGATGGGCCCGCCCCTCCGCCGCGGCCGCGGGCCCGGTGAGCCGCGGTGCGCCGTCGGTCGAGGCTCCCGCGGCGATGCCCGTCGCGGCTCGCGGGACCGTGTCTCGTTCCTCGGTGCGCAGCAGCCCTGGGACTCCCTGCCGCCTGCTTCCCTTAACGGGGCATCTCCTCCCGGTCCAGCTGGGCCGTCTGTGAGGCTTTGCTCGTCCGTTCCTGGTCCTTAAAGGTCGTTTCTCTGTGTAGTTTGATTTACGTGAAAATACCGGTACTACCTGCAAGCCGCTAACTCAGATTCACCGTTATTCACCAGACTAAGGTCGTTCCTAGCGATGTGTGGTAAACTTACTGCTTTCCTTCAAAATGCTTCTTAAAGCTGTGCTTTGTCTCTGTAGGATATCGGCATCTTCCTCTGTGTTTTCGACCATGTCCCCGCTTGTTTGTTGTTACAAACTTAGTTACAAGGAGCTTAACTATATTCTGTAATACACGGTTGGTGTGGCATTACCCGGAGCGTCGTTCCTGCCTAACGAGCAGGACTCCAGGCACTGAATGCTGCAGAAGTTCCTTTAACAAGCGCCAACACAAAAGCCGTGCGTGGTGTGCGCTGCAGCGGGCGCCTCGGGTCCGCTGGCCGGGGCTGCAGGTGCCACCTCCTTCCATCGGCCGCCGGGACTCGCGTGTCGTCCTCCCACGCAGATGCTTTTTTACGCCTGAGTTAGGCTGGGTCTTGAGCTTAAGCCTCCCCTGTGGCACAAACCTGTTTTGAGGAGCATTCAGTAGTGTTTTCAAAACTTGCTAGTTCAGTTTGAGGCCCtctgtttttgttgctgttttcttaagTAGGAAGATGAACAATTAACCTCTCTTTGCTTTCTCGGTTTCGGTCAGTTCTACATGCCTGAGTCACACGCACCTCCAATTAGCTCTTTTTTAATGAATCCGGCCCACTTGGCCGTCCCGTGTCAGAGCTGTTCGCTGCCGCTTGTGTCTCCGTTTCCCGGGTGACCTGTTTGTGGGGGTGAAGCAGGGCTGCCTGCAGCATCCGAGGCAAAGGCCAGCAATGGGATTATACAGACGAGGTACGCTCTGTTTCACTTTGCCCTGGAAATCTGAAATGTTGAACTCTTCCCATTGCGGAGGGTTGTTTTTCATTGGGgttgttgctggttttgcatGATGTAGCCTGGTTCTAGGTCTAAAAGATAAACAGTCTTTCTGGGGTAACACCACAGGTCTCTGTAGATCGTTCTTGCCTCAGTGTTCGTGTGCAGCTACTTGCGGTGTTTGTCAGAtaggttttattttcccttttataaTACATcgggtgtgtttttttttcccaaatgccTTCCTTGGGCACGAATCCCAAACATAAACCAGTGTGCTTTGCCCTTCTAAAAGTATGGACAGGCACAGATTGCAGTGAGATATGGTTCCGTGCCGGGGCGGTtcacggttggacttgatctcgAGGGTCTTGTCCAACCAAAtcgattctgtggttctgtgaatgGGATGTGGTAAGTTCTGACCTGTGTAAGGCAAACCCAGTAGCTATCCAGTGACCTTCTCAGTGGACCAAACCCCGTGTCTAAGTCGGCTTTCAAGCCAAGTCTTGGCTTCACGTGGTGTTTTTGAGAAATCTTGCCTTTGCTTTGGTAACCTCTAGACTCAGTGTATTCGATCTATTACCCAGCTATGCGTTTCTAGTGCTGATTCCAGCCCGTCTGTCCCCTTCTGTCTGACGGAGTGTTTTTACATCAGGTGTTCTTTCCTCCCGTAACCCCTCGAAGGTGGCCAGAGTGCCTCACGCTCCTCAGGAAGGAGCAGTACGTAAATTGAATTTGGGCTGAAGACCAGGGGTTATAATGGCAAAGAACGCCCCCCGAGCAGGCTCGGTACTAACCTGACCAGTGTAGGAATCCAGCTAGGGTGACCCATGctcttttcccatttctcatGCTGTCCCGCTGTGACACGGGTGATGAGCCTGTCCTGTGTTATGGAGGTGGGAACTTGGACCTGCTGGGTGCAGGGCGTAGATGCCGCATATGGGGCGCTGTACACACCATGTAAATCCAGTGCTGCATTAAAGTGTCCTGTAGATCTGCAGCGTGGAAGCACACAGTGCAATACCGAGCAGCAGGCTTGCTCCTCTTGCAGTAGCTTGCGTTTAACAGAATTTCATGTTGTATTGTGTTTCAAACCGGAGCCACTCAAGTCCCACCTCTCTGTTGAAGGGGTCCGTGTGTCTGGGTGTCCTGTGCCActtgtgcagctgctgcttctgcagacGATCTGAAGCAGCCACCCGAAGCGCTGCCCTCCCCCGCGCCTCGCGCGCTCCTGCCGCCGTGCGTGTCGGCGTAACCGCACGGGCCGTCCGCGGGGAGCGGGCAGGACCGCCAGCCCCGCGCGGGGCCGTGTCCGTCGGCTCCGTCGGGCGCTTTGCCGCGGCGCCGTGTCCCGGGGCCGGGTGACGGGCTCGCTGAGCTGTGAAAGCGTTGTGGCGCCTCCGGACAAACTGACTGAAGGGGTCTTCACTTTGAAAATGTGCTCTGAGCTCGAgtctgtgctggggaggaggagcagatgTGCACAACAGCAGGGGAGAACGGGCTTGGGTATGTGGGCAGAAACAAAGAGACTGAAGAGCAGCGTGGGTTTAATTAATTACACTAGGACCTTGTGTGGTGTGAAGTGAAGGCAGAATTGCTGTGTCCTCTGTAGTAGCGAAAGGATCTGGCAAAACTGGGCAAGATGGAGGGCGGAACTATGAACGCTctgggctgctgggagctgcaggacaCCAGACCCGTCCCGGGACCTTCGTGTCTTACCGAGGCTTGTGTGGTTGGAGCTGAGCGCTGCGCAGACGCACAGCTGGCACAGCCACACGGACGCCGTGTGGGCGTCGGTCCGGCCGCTGGTGCCGTGGTTGTGCAACCTCTGCGCAATTCGGCgaaataagaaaaacattaaggccgacagccaaaaaaaccctttctgaTATGCCTCTGTGTTTACACTGGTTTTCTAGTAGGTATGTACGACTGGTCCTGTTTTTAATGGAACTGTTTTATTGGCAAGTATTCTtatttggtgatttttttgtgtggCCGCTCTGTTCACATCCGTGTTGGCTTAAATCCCTGCTTAAGAGTACCTGCATTAGAAAAGGCACCAAGCAGGCACAGTGTTCTTCTCCCGTTCCCAGGTTTCTGGATAACCGGCTGTTTGCGACGTGTTCCGATGACACTACGATAGCACTTTGGGATTTGCGGAAGCTGAACACAAAAGTGTGCACTTTGCACGGTCACACCAGCTGGGTCAAGAACATCGAGTACGACACCAACACGAGGTTACTGGTGACATCGGGGTTCGATGGAAACGTCATCATCTGGGACACAAACAGGTACGTGCCCACGTTCGTGCTGTTACGTTCCTAGAGCACGCAAGGATGGGGTTTTCTGTACAAGATGGAAAACTGATTTCCTCGAGTGGTGCTGTAACGCATTCTGAAATGTGGTGGTTAGTTTATAGCCCTTACCAGGAACTTGCATCACCTTTGTCCAGTAACTAgaaagaaagcttttttcccGATGTGCCAAAACATAGTTCTTCCTTCCTGAACAAGTTCTGTCTTCACTGTCGTGGCAGTATGGAAATGTGGCTTCTGCCCTTTCGTTACAATGTGATTTAAGTAGGATGAAGCCAGTACTTGAAGTTCTGGGATGAACAAGGATGCTTAGCGCGTTGTGGACATGATTAGGGACCCGAGTTGAAGGTAATTGCGGCCGTTTCTTGTGCTTTTTCGCTGTCCAGGTGCACAGAAGATGGATGTCCCCACAAGAAGTTTTTTCACACCCGTTTTCTTATGCGAATGAGGCTGACCCCAGATTGTTCGAAAATGCTGATCTCGACCTCCTCCGGATATCTTCTGATTTTACATGACCTTGACCTAAACAAGTCTTTGGAGGTTGGCAGCTACCCTATTTTACGGGCCAGGAGGACGACGTCGAGCTCAGGTGGGTGTCGTGGCAGCCCCGATGGCCGCGCTCGGCCCGTGGGGGCAGCGGGGGCGCTGTCCGGAGCGCCGAGCTCTCCGGTGTTCGGGTCCGCGCTGTGGTGTGGGCTGTTCCGTCCAGGTGAAGTGTCGGGGTGACTTCAGCACCGCAGGACATGGCGCCTGTGCAACGCTGTCACCTCACGCTGGCCGCCTCTGGCTTTATTTATCTACTGTCCTTGGTCCTGTGATGAAAGAGCGGTGACGCCGTTGGGCGGGCTGGCTGCGCGTGGGCTCCCGCAGCTCCAGCCTCTTGTGTCACAGCAGACCTGCAAGAATGGGGCGTCTGAAACTCCGCTGCCTGCTTCTCCTGCTttgtggcagcagctctgctgttcagGGTGCCAAGGGCCAGGGGACAATCCGAACCCCGGGCTCCAGCAGGGACTGCAGCTGGCCTCTTGCTCCCGGGGCGTCGGTTGTGCCAGCGCTTCATTTGCGTGAGGCACAAACAGAACGGTCCTTACAGCCTGTTAACTGAGCTTTGAAAAGCGTTTTCTTAATGAGATGCCCTACCCTTACCCCTTACTTAGCGTTTTCTAGGAGGGTTGAGTGGGGACATGTGCAGTAACCGGCTACGCTTAGTTGTGTGTTCGCGCGGTTGGTGCCGTTGCAGACATAACGTCGTCGGGGTCGTCTGGCCCTCGAGCTGCTGGCTCACCCTGTCACCAGAACGACGCGGGGCCGCTCTCGGAGAAACACCTGCCACGGTCCTCCCAGCGAGAAGGTACGAGAGGGCTTAAAACTGTACTAAATAGTCATGGACTTTGTGTCCACGAGAGGCCAGAGCTTGACAgtgaaaaactgcttttttttctcttaaaagaaTAATGTTGCTATGACTtctattaaagaaataaaatatcgCGGCACACCAAAGGCTGGAGATCTAATCAGGTTTTTTCCTGAGAAATCTGATTATGGCAAGATCTCTATTTTATATTAGTGCAGGATTGTTTCTATGCAGCAGTGCTCCCTTTCCCGTGTGTTTTTCACTCGAATAGAGTTCATGTGAGTGACCtttgggggaggaaaaaagaaagaaaaggcaacagatacacacagaaaccaaaaccagcacaacattatgatttgccttttgttttccttaacgGTGGGAATACGTGTCAGCAGGAGGAGTCAATAGCACAGGAAAAGAGTGTGCAAACAGGTATCAAAGGTGGACGGGGCGTTTTGTGAAGTTCTGATCGCCAGCTGAGTCCTGCCTAACCGCAGAGCTGGGGAAACCGACCACTGTGCTCAGTAGGTTTCCTCTGAATTTAGGATACGCTTTCAGAGTCAGCGTCAGCTTCCAAGTTGGTAAATACTTCGTGAATCAcatgcaatttaaaatataatgctGGGTTTTAACCAGTCGTGGGTGTGAGATCCTCAGATGCACCCGTGCAGGGAGGAGGCGGAGCGGCTGCAAGATCCCCCTGTGGAAAGCTTTTGGGGGACGAGCTGCACGCAGCGGGGCAGGCTGCGGGGGAGTTCCGAAGGACACCACGCAACTTTGAGAACCAGAGGTTCTTACAAAAATAGCAATCTGTACATTTGGTTTTAACGGTAACGAAGAGCGCACGTGTGCAAAGTTAACTCCGACTTAGTTTGTAATACGAGGTGATTTAATGCGGGGTCCTGGAAGGCAGATTTCAAAAAAGGAGCTGTTTGACATCAGAACTGAGCCCACTGGTGTCCCCTTCAGTCGTTCATACAAGCATTTTGGATCTGTCAGCGGTGGGTGGCGGGAGACGCGGTCGGTGCTGAGGTGTCACCCGTGACTTTCCCCTTAGGCGGGTCCCCCAGGAACAGTTTGGAGGTGCTGACACCGGAGGTTCCTGGAGAGAGAGATCGAGGCAACTGCATCACGTCGCTGCAGCTGCACCCGAAGGGCTGGGCCACGCTGCTCCGGTGCTCGAGTAACACGGACGACCAGGAGGTAAAACGTGGGGTTTAGAAAAATACACTGAGAGGTATCAGTCATACAAACATACTTGGTGTAAAATTAATGCATTTGtaagaagacaaaataataatttatccAAATGCAAATTTACCCCAAAAGAAGGAAATTTCAGTGATGACCTCGTGTGACTTTGTGTCCCGCATTCAGTTCTTCTGCTGCCCAGATCTCTCACAGAACACGTTTTATAGCTCACGGCTCTGTTAAGTTTTCAAGCAGTACTTGTGCTGCCATATACGTGACTTAAAAATATGTGTCTACTGAAATACAGGAGGTGTGAACGTGGAGAAGACAGATGGTTAGAGAGTGGTGTGCCGGTGAACAGGGTGTGAGTGGAGCAGAGACGcccctctgggctccccaaGTGCCCCGGGGTGTTTTCtgcccctgcagctgcaggtttCCCTCCCTGTGTGCTGtgttgtagaatcacagaaccgtTTCAGTTGGAACagcccctcaggatcattgagtccaaccataacccaccctgtccctgccccatgtcctgagaacctcatgtccgtctgtccatccctccagggctggtgactccagcactgccctgggcagcctgttccaatgccccacagccctttggggaagaaattgttcccacatccaacctcaccctcccctggcgcaacttgaggccgtttcctctgctcctggcgcttgttcctggggagcagagcccgacccccctggctccaagctcctttcaggcagttcagagatcagaaggtctcccctcagctcctgttctccagctgaacccccaggtccctcagccgctccatcacacttgtgctccagcccctcaccagctccgttccctcctctgcactctctctagtgcctcaatgtccttctgatgatgaggggcccagaactgccccaggattggtggtttgtcctccccaggtcccagcacagggacggtcactgccctgggcctgctcgccaccccagtgctggtaccagccaggatcctgtggcctcttggccacctgggcacacgctggctcatgttcagctgctgtcaccaacacccccagggccttttccagccgctcttccccagctgcagcgttcatggggttgttgtgaccccagtgcaggacccggcactcggccttgttgaacctcagacaattggcctcagcccattgatccagccgGTCCAGACCCCTCTGTACGGccatcccaccctccagcacatcaacactcccacccagcctggtgtcatctgcaaagtgACTGAGGGTGCGCTCGATCCCCTTGTCCGGGGAACCCGAAGCGATGCCACACGTCAAGGGCAGggctgggttgtgcttcctcagactttgcttgtttgtgttaAAAAGGAGTCGCAGTGCGATGGCAGCTGTTTGGTGACACTTCACAGTCCGCAGTGCACTCAGAAATAATGGAAAAGCTTCTTCATGGGCTGTGCGCAGAAAGCAGGAGCCTGCGGGTTGCGTTTGCTCCTGCTTTGGGGGTTGCTTTTCCAAGTCCACTGACGGTCACCTACAGCCAAAGGGCGGCGCGATCCCCCAGAGCACCTGGATTGCGCCGGACGGTCCTGCTGCAAACGCCTGTATTTCCCGGGGCCGTGTCAGAGTTACGGCTGTGGCGGCTGTGCAGACCGCTCTGCGTTCAGACACAcaggttttgtgtttgctttccatACACACAGAGAATTCTTTTAATACCTGACCAATAATGAACCGTTTGGTCAATTTGATAGCTAATGTAAATTGGGATTGGTTGGTCcggttttggggttgtttttgtttttccttctttcctttcctttcttgtaACGGTAACCTCCTACAGATGCGTAGAGGACCGAACGGAAGCTTAGCAGACCTTTTATAAACTTTAATACTGGTTTGGTAAACTTTAACTGCTATACAACACA
The Columba livia isolate bColLiv1 breed racing homer chromosome Z, bColLiv1.pat.W.v2, whole genome shotgun sequence genome window above contains:
- the DCAF10 gene encoding DDB1- and CUL4-associated factor 10, producing MSAKAEAPWAGTGGGSAAAAPGSPGGMKPALPSASPRAAPGGGLFGWLRERCLGRSAAVEPARDTFRAMTGLYGSIQPADSVYLSTRTHGAVFNLEYSPDGSVLTVACEQTEVLLFDPISSKHIKTLSEAHEDCVNNIRFLDNRLFATCSDDTTIALWDLRKLNTKVCTLHGHTSWVKNIEYDTNTRLLVTSGFDGNVIIWDTNRCTEDGCPHKKFFHTRFLMRMRLTPDCSKMLISTSSGYLLILHDLDLNKSLEVGSYPILRARRTTSSSDITSSGSSGPRAAGSPCHQNDAGPLSEKHLPRSSQREGGSPRNSLEVLTPEVPGERDRGNCITSLQLHPKGWATLLRCSSNTDDQEWTCVYEFQEGAPVRPVSPRCSLRLTHCIEEANVGRGYIKELCFSPDGRMISSPHGFGIRLLGFDARCSELVDCLPKEASPLQEIRSLYSHNDVVLTTKFSPTHCQIASGCLSGRVSLYQPKF